From the Pediococcus acidilactici genome, the window GATCTAAAGCAGCAAAAGCAGCGTTTAAATCTTTTTCTAGTTGAGCGAGATTTTCATCGTTCATCCGAGTTTTACGATCAATTACGATGGGTTCCCCAAAATTAATTTGAATTTTCCGGCGGCTAAACAGTGCTTTAAAGGAAAGGGGACCTTGATAAACAGCGGGAACAATGGGAACGTTAGCGAGCTTGGCAATCACAAACGCACCATTTTTTAATTCCTGAGAATGCCGTGTTCCTGAAGGGAAGATAATTGTCGAAAGTTCGCCCTTTTTCAAAATCTTTACGGGAACTTTGATTGCGGAAGGTCCCGGATTTTGCCGATCAACGGGGA encodes:
- a CDS encoding 1-acyl-sn-glycerol-3-phosphate acyltransferase, whose amino-acid sequence is MFYTFIKHLVSGLLTIINGRPQFHHKDRLPSGSYVLVAPHRTWLDPVLYALAAYPKRFSFMAKKELFQNRFLKWLITKLNAFPVDRQNPGPSAIKVPVKILKKGELSTIIFPSGTRHSQELKNGAFVIAKLANVPIVPAVYQGPLSFKALFSRRKIQINFGEPIVIDRKTRMNDENLAQLEKDLNAAFAALDRELDPTFQYVDMADRSQTKKASK